Proteins encoded in a region of the Salipiger sp. CCB-MM3 genome:
- a CDS encoding UbiH/UbiF/VisC/COQ6 family ubiquinone biosynthesis hydroxylase, with protein sequence MTQDSDLLIIGGGLNGPALALAAAQAGLSSTVIDALPGETRADPGFDGRAYALALASVRLLANLGLWDDLAPQAQPMSAIRVTDGRVGEAEVFLGLDFASAEIEEGPMGHMVEDRFLRRALLQAMADAPLVTHRAGCTVIGQEVDASGVTVQLADGGSLRGRLLIGADGRSSGTAARAGIRRMGWSYGQTALVCAIAHEKPHECVAHQFFMPSGPLAILPLTGNRSSIVWSESDAQARAINALPDDAYLQVLRPRFGDFLGEISLAGPRYTYPLGLTLANSFIGARLALLGDAAHGMHPIAGQGLNAGLRDVAALAHVLAHAQRRGEDVASELVLARYQSWRRFDTAALASATDLFNRLFSNDNPLLRAGRDFGMALVQGMPGLRRNFVREAAGLTGDLPDLMAK encoded by the coding sequence ATGACACAGGACAGCGATCTGCTCATCATCGGCGGCGGTCTGAACGGCCCCGCGCTTGCGCTGGCGGCGGCACAGGCCGGGCTCAGCTCTACCGTCATCGACGCTCTGCCCGGCGAGACAAGGGCCGATCCAGGGTTCGATGGCCGCGCCTATGCGCTGGCCCTCGCCTCGGTGCGGCTCTTGGCCAATCTCGGCCTCTGGGACGACTTGGCCCCGCAGGCCCAGCCGATGAGCGCCATCCGCGTGACCGACGGACGGGTCGGCGAGGCGGAAGTGTTCCTCGGGCTCGATTTCGCCTCGGCGGAGATCGAAGAAGGGCCGATGGGCCATATGGTCGAGGACCGCTTCCTGCGCCGCGCGCTGCTGCAAGCCATGGCCGATGCGCCACTGGTGACCCATCGCGCGGGATGCACGGTGATCGGGCAGGAGGTGGATGCTTCGGGCGTGACGGTGCAACTGGCGGATGGCGGCAGCCTGCGCGGACGGCTGCTCATCGGCGCCGACGGGCGCAGCAGCGGCACCGCTGCGCGCGCCGGCATCCGGCGCATGGGCTGGAGCTATGGCCAGACCGCGCTGGTCTGTGCCATCGCGCATGAAAAGCCGCATGAGTGCGTGGCGCATCAGTTCTTCATGCCCAGCGGGCCGCTGGCGATCCTGCCGCTGACCGGCAACCGCAGCTCGATCGTCTGGAGCGAGAGCGATGCGCAGGCCCGCGCGATCAACGCGCTGCCCGACGACGCGTATCTGCAGGTGCTGCGCCCGCGCTTCGGCGATTTCCTCGGAGAGATCTCGCTGGCCGGGCCGCGCTATACCTATCCGCTGGGGCTGACGCTGGCGAACAGCTTCATCGGCGCGCGGCTGGCGCTGTTGGGGGATGCGGCGCATGGCATGCATCCGATCGCCGGGCAGGGGCTCAACGCCGGGCTGCGCGATGTCGCCGCGCTGGCGCATGTGCTGGCGCATGCGCAGCGGCGCGGTGAGGATGTGGCCTCGGAGCTCGTGCTGGCGCGCTACCAGAGCTGGCGTCGCTTCGACACGGCGGCACTGGCATCGGCGACCGATCTGTTCAACCGGCTCTTCTCGAACGACAATCCGCTGCTGCGCGCCGGGCGTGATTTTGGCATGGCGCTGGTTCAGGGGATGCCGGGGCTGCGCCGCAACTTCGTGCGCGAGGCGGCCGGGCTGACCGGCGATCTGCCCGATCTCATGGCCAAATGA